A window of the Burkholderia sp. 9120 genome harbors these coding sequences:
- the fliL gene encoding flagellar basal body-associated protein FliL: MATTTANQQAVPASPGPLKRIILIAVIAIIAAGAAGAGVWFFMSKRAPVAASTEAAAPTPPAVPLFFPLESMTVNLQSDDGQQHFLRIGLTLKLGDARTQQELTDHMPEVRSHILLALSNKHPDDLAPLDGKRALATELKTLIEQPTDKGAAPIRVDDVLFTEFVVQ; the protein is encoded by the coding sequence ATGGCAACCACAACCGCAAACCAGCAAGCCGTGCCCGCTTCCCCGGGCCCCTTGAAGCGCATCATCCTGATCGCCGTCATCGCGATCATCGCCGCTGGCGCCGCCGGCGCGGGTGTGTGGTTCTTCATGTCGAAACGCGCGCCCGTCGCCGCATCGACTGAAGCCGCCGCGCCGACGCCGCCCGCCGTGCCGCTGTTCTTCCCGCTCGAATCAATGACCGTCAACCTGCAATCGGACGACGGCCAGCAACACTTCCTGCGCATCGGCCTGACGCTCAAGCTCGGCGACGCCCGCACGCAGCAGGAACTCACCGACCATATGCCGGAAGTGCGCAGCCACATCCTGCTGGCACTGTCGAATAAACACCCGGACGATCTGGCACCGCTCGACGGCAAGCGCGCACTCGCCACCGAACTCAAGACGCTGATCGAACAGCCGACCGATAAGGGCGCAGCGCCGATCCGCGTCGACGACGTGCTGTTCACCGAATTCGTCGTGCAGTGA
- a CDS encoding flagellar hook-length control protein FliK translates to MSPLSQIGSLLGTASSSSTNAAIAAAANVQPFSQTLQQSIDQQSSAAAQSAKQQAAAQQAAQQAAQQQQAAQQQAAQQQAALAARQQQVAPTPASPPASSSASSESTSSVHDAPPPADPSTKSASDANSSGSNSTGTTSSASSSGNAQQASTGNTTGTPAKSGNAANQANAGTAAAAAAAQAQAQAQANANAATTPTLPDPTTAAAALPDTLAGTVTDGTTSGTPGKKTSATDSKATDDALQAALAALASGQGVVPQQALASGAAAGAATMGTAGANGGLNGTSDGKTSAAGLFGDSKGASASKTALTAATTADPSAAAKAAADTLGATAAGAGAQTDDVASFKNAADAATAALAATQAAGAASVTTAVQSTANAGAAQVANALAPQVGTTDWEDALSQKVVFLSNAHTQSAELTLNPKDLGPLQVVLQVADNHAHALFVSQHQSVREAVEAALPKLREAMEQNGIGLGSASVSDGFARQSGQQSGPSGGGGGGRSSASFASGSGDDSASSVVSVPVKRTVGLVDTFA, encoded by the coding sequence ATGTCGCCACTTTCACAGATCGGCTCACTGCTCGGCACCGCCAGCAGCTCGTCCACGAACGCGGCGATCGCCGCTGCGGCGAACGTCCAGCCGTTCTCGCAAACGCTGCAACAGAGCATCGACCAGCAGAGCAGCGCGGCTGCGCAGAGCGCCAAACAGCAGGCCGCGGCGCAACAGGCTGCCCAGCAAGCCGCCCAGCAGCAACAGGCCGCTCAGCAGCAGGCTGCGCAACAACAGGCCGCGCTGGCCGCAAGACAGCAACAGGTTGCACCGACGCCGGCTTCTCCGCCCGCGTCTTCGTCGGCTTCGTCCGAGTCGACGTCGAGCGTGCATGACGCTCCGCCGCCGGCCGATCCGTCCACGAAGAGCGCGAGCGACGCGAACAGCAGCGGCAGCAACTCGACGGGGACGACCTCGTCGGCTTCGTCGTCGGGCAATGCGCAGCAGGCGTCGACTGGCAATACGACAGGCACGCCGGCCAAGTCCGGCAACGCGGCGAACCAGGCTAATGCCGGCACGGCGGCCGCCGCCGCAGCGGCTCAAGCCCAGGCTCAAGCGCAGGCCAACGCGAACGCCGCGACCACGCCGACGCTTCCGGATCCGACGACGGCCGCGGCCGCTCTGCCGGACACCCTGGCGGGCACGGTCACTGACGGCACGACGAGTGGTACGCCCGGCAAGAAAACGAGCGCAACGGATTCGAAGGCGACCGACGACGCCTTGCAGGCGGCATTGGCCGCACTGGCGAGCGGCCAGGGCGTGGTGCCGCAACAGGCGCTGGCCAGCGGCGCGGCGGCGGGTGCCGCGACGATGGGCACGGCCGGCGCGAATGGCGGCCTGAACGGCACGTCGGACGGCAAGACGTCGGCGGCGGGATTGTTTGGCGACAGCAAGGGGGCGAGCGCGTCGAAAACCGCCCTGACGGCGGCGACGACCGCGGACCCTTCCGCGGCGGCCAAGGCGGCGGCGGACACGTTGGGCGCGACTGCAGCGGGCGCCGGCGCTCAGACTGACGATGTGGCCTCGTTCAAGAATGCGGCTGACGCGGCGACGGCGGCGCTGGCTGCGACGCAGGCGGCGGGTGCGGCGAGCGTGACGACGGCGGTGCAGAGCACGGCGAATGCGGGGGCGGCGCAGGTGGCGAATGCGTTGGCGCCGCAGGTGGGCACGACGGATTGGGAAGACGCGTTGAGTCAGAAGGTGGTGTTTCTGTCGAATGCGCACACGCAGAGTGCTGAGTTGACGTTGAATCCGAAGGATCTGGGTCCGTTACAGGTGGTTTTGCAGGTTGCCGATAACCATGCGCATGCGTTGTTTGTTTCGCAGCATCAGTCGGTGCGGGAGGCGGTTGAGGCCGCGTTGCCGAAGTTGCGGGAGGCGATGGAGCAGAATGGGATTGGGCTTGGCAGCGCTAGCGTGAGTGATGGGTTTGCTCGGCAGAGCGGGCAACAGTCTGGGCCGTCCGGCGGTGGGGGGGGTGGGCGCTCTTCGGCGTCTTTTGCCTCCGGTAGTGGGGATGATTCTGCTTCTAGCGTCGTTTCTGTTCCCGTTAAACGGACTGTTGGGCTTGTTGATACTTTTGCCTAG
- the fliJ gene encoding flagellar export protein FliJ → MAKHFPIKTLIGLAQDDVDAAAQRLGRAQRERNDVEAQLDALVQYRDEYHARFTATAQTGMPAGNMRNFQAFIDTLDAAIDQQRNLLVTANARVEAAKPDWQRQKQKLGSYEVLQARGEAAEAKTMARRDQRDADEHAARILRMRAEGA, encoded by the coding sequence ATGGCGAAACACTTTCCGATCAAGACCCTTATCGGCCTGGCTCAGGACGATGTCGACGCCGCAGCGCAACGTCTGGGCCGCGCGCAACGCGAGCGCAACGACGTAGAGGCACAGCTCGACGCCCTCGTGCAGTACCGCGACGAATATCACGCGCGCTTCACGGCGACGGCCCAAACTGGCATGCCGGCCGGCAACATGCGTAATTTCCAGGCTTTCATCGACACGCTCGACGCCGCCATCGACCAGCAGCGCAACCTGCTGGTGACGGCCAATGCGCGGGTCGAGGCCGCCAAGCCCGACTGGCAACGCCAGAAGCAGAAGCTCGGCTCGTACGAAGTGCTGCAGGCACGCGGCGAAGCGGCTGAAGCGAAGACCATGGCGCGGCGCGACCAGCGCGACGCCGACGAACATGCCGCCCGAATTCTGAGGATGCGTGCCGAAGGCGCATGA
- the fliI gene encoding flagellar protein export ATPase FliI: MVKPTLEDIRASDLTPLERELALASFGAEALTDEPAKGAADAAQAASAQRDPSLAHPATGAAASRESAAAKLAGTAAAAQVHAPYDPALDSNPHMQAWRGRLDALRARSAIAKPMRACGKLTRAAGLVLEAVGLRLSVGAEVMIELPLGSSRPMAEAEVVGFAGDKLFLMPTTEVIGLLPGARVYPLESAPIADPMAGAKRLPVGWELLGRVLDASGRPLDGLGPLGAHADAPLSAPVINPLHREPIHKVLDVGVRAINALLTVGRGQRMGLFAGSGVGKSVLLGTMARYTSAEVIVIGLIGERGREVKEFIEQILGEEGLARSVVIAAPADVSPLLRMQAASYSTSLAEYFRDQGKHVLLLMDSLTRYAMAQREIALAVGEPPATKGYPPSVFAKLPALVERTGNGPAGGGSITAFYTVLTEGDDQQDPIADSARAILDGHIVLSRSLAEAGHYPAIDIEASISRAMTALIDDNHLEKTRMFKQMLSRYQRNRDLINVGAYSSGRDALLDRAIALYPRMEAFLQQGYRECANFEPSLEMLDALFAQGG, from the coding sequence CTTCGGCGCAGCGCGATCCAAGCCTGGCGCATCCGGCGACCGGCGCGGCGGCCAGCCGCGAATCGGCGGCCGCGAAACTTGCCGGCACGGCCGCTGCCGCTCAAGTCCACGCCCCATACGATCCCGCGCTCGACAGCAATCCGCACATGCAAGCCTGGCGCGGCCGGCTCGACGCGCTGCGCGCGCGCAGCGCGATTGCCAAGCCGATGCGCGCCTGCGGAAAGTTGACGCGCGCCGCGGGGCTGGTGCTGGAAGCCGTGGGCTTGCGCCTGTCGGTGGGCGCCGAAGTGATGATCGAACTGCCGCTCGGCAGTTCGCGGCCGATGGCCGAAGCCGAAGTGGTCGGCTTTGCCGGCGACAAACTGTTTCTGATGCCGACCACCGAAGTGATCGGCCTGCTCCCCGGCGCGCGCGTCTATCCGCTCGAAAGCGCGCCGATCGCCGATCCGATGGCGGGCGCGAAACGCCTGCCGGTCGGCTGGGAATTGCTCGGCCGCGTGCTGGACGCGTCCGGCCGTCCGCTCGACGGGCTCGGCCCGCTCGGCGCGCACGCCGACGCGCCGCTGTCCGCGCCCGTGATCAACCCGCTGCACCGCGAGCCGATTCACAAGGTGCTCGACGTCGGCGTGCGCGCGATCAACGCGCTGCTGACCGTAGGCCGTGGCCAACGCATGGGTTTGTTCGCCGGCTCGGGCGTCGGTAAATCGGTGCTGCTCGGCACGATGGCGCGCTACACCAGCGCCGAAGTGATCGTGATCGGCCTGATCGGCGAACGCGGCCGCGAAGTGAAGGAATTCATCGAACAGATTCTCGGCGAGGAAGGTCTGGCGCGCTCGGTGGTGATCGCCGCCCCGGCCGACGTCTCGCCGTTGCTGCGGATGCAGGCTGCCTCGTATTCGACGTCGCTCGCCGAGTATTTCCGCGATCAGGGCAAACACGTTTTGCTGCTGATGGACTCGCTGACCCGCTACGCGATGGCGCAGCGCGAGATCGCGCTGGCCGTGGGCGAACCGCCCGCCACCAAGGGCTATCCGCCTTCGGTGTTCGCCAAGCTGCCGGCGCTCGTCGAACGAACCGGCAACGGTCCGGCGGGCGGCGGGTCGATCACCGCGTTCTATACCGTGCTGACCGAAGGCGACGACCAGCAGGATCCGATCGCCGACTCCGCGCGGGCGATTCTGGACGGCCACATCGTGCTGTCGCGCTCGCTGGCCGAGGCTGGACACTATCCGGCGATTGACATTGAAGCGTCGATTAGCCGGGCAATGACCGCGCTGATCGACGATAACCATCTGGAAAAGACGCGTATGTTCAAGCAGATGCTGTCGCGCTATCAGCGCAACCGCGATCTGATTAACGTCGGCGCCTACTCGAGTGGGCGCGACGCGCTGCTCGACCGGGCGATTGCGCTGTATCCGCGGATGGAAGCATTTTTGCAGCAAGGTTATCGCGAGTGCGCGAACTTTGAACCGAGTCTCGAGATGCTGGACGCGCTGTTTGCCCAAGGAGGCTGA